One part of the Humulus lupulus chromosome 9, drHumLupu1.1, whole genome shotgun sequence genome encodes these proteins:
- the LOC133802040 gene encoding uncharacterized protein LOC133802040, producing MVTQRQADWLLQDYTKEEVKDALHSIPDDKALGPNGRLLKEINATIVTLIPKSVCPESMSDYRPIACCNVIYKIASKMICKRLEEVLTGIISENRCGFVKGKKIAHNIMICQDMVWGDMIEEVQSQLVCSRLTFKKLMICLLGIS from the exons ATGGTGACTCAAAGACAAGCTGATTGGTTATTGCAAGATTATACTAAAGAAGAGGTGAAAGATGCCCTGCACTCAATTCCTGATGATAAAGCACTGGGACCAAATG GAAGATTGCTTAAAGAGATAAATGCTACAATAGTGACTTTGATTCCTAAATCGGTATGCCCGGAATCTATGAGTGATTATAGACCCATTGCTTGCTGCAATGTGATCTATAAAATAGCTTCTAAAATGATTTGCAAGAGATTAGAGGAAGTTCTTACAGGAATCATTTCAGAGAATCGATGTGGTTTtgttaaaggaaaaaaaattgcaCATAATATTATGATTTGTCAAGACATGGTTTGGGGAGATATGATAGAAGAAGTGCAAAGTCAGCTTGTTTGTTCAAGATTGACCTTCAAAAAGCTTATGATATGCTTGCTGGGAATTTCTTAG
- the LOC133802041 gene encoding uncharacterized protein LOC133802041, with translation MVYAVNDSKGRYQLWKDLVQLSKGTNFPWIVGGDFNSVLSTQERLQYRDNANEMIPFQNSVVDCDLEDIKFNGNFFTWNNKQEGKDRVYEKLDRFLANHKWMDKYTTAEVTFFPEGEFDHSPGLLSIYPNMQNSKKPSRYFNFWKNLEGFIDTVNKNWKVRTISNPMFCLVSHLKKLKSCLKVLNRQGKRNVEIQEHESYQHMIKIQQSLQQNPGNAELIEAEIRPRHFYVESHRNYISYLSKKAKVAWIKSGDDNTKVFHASLKRRRQQNTIYSIKD, from the coding sequence ATGGTTTATGCAGTCAATGACAGTAAAGGAAGATACCAACTGTGGAAAGATCTTGTGCAATTATCAAAAGGTACGAATTTCCCTTGGATCGTTGGAGGGGACTTTAATTCGGTATTGAGTACTCAGGAAAGGCTTCAATACCGGGATAATGCCAATGAGATGATTCCATTTCAGAATAGTGTAGTAGATTGTGATTTAGAAGATATCAAATTCAATGGAAACTTCTTCACTTGGAATAATAAACAAGAAGGCAAAGATCGGGTTTATGAAAAATTGGACAGATTTTTAGCAAATCATAAGTGGATGGACAAATATACTACAGCTGAGGTCACTTTCTTCCCTGAAGGTGAGTTTGATCATTCTCCTGGCCTCCTTTCTATTTACCCGAATATGCAAAATAGTAAAAAGCCTTCTAGGTACTTTAATTTTTGGAAGAACTTGGAAGGTTTTATTGATACTGTGAATAAGAATTGGAAGGTGAGGACAATTAGTAATCCTATGTTTTGTCTTGTTTCTCACCTGAAGAAGCTCAAATCTTGTTTAAAAGTGTTGAATAGACAAGGCAAGAGAAATGTTGAGATTCAAGAACATGAAAGCTATCAACATATGATAAAGATTCAACAAAGCTTGCAGCAAAACCCTGGAAATGCAGAGTTAATTGAGGCTGAAATTAGGCCTCGACACTTTTATGTAGAGTCTCACAGAAATTATATTAGTTACCTTAGTAAAAAAGCCAAGGTAGCTTGGATAAAAAGTGGAGATGATAATACAAAAGTTTTTCATGCAAGTCTTAAAAGAAGAAGGCAGCAGAATACAATTTACTCCATCAAAGATTAG